A window of the Hordeum vulgare subsp. vulgare chromosome 5H, MorexV3_pseudomolecules_assembly, whole genome shotgun sequence genome harbors these coding sequences:
- the LOC123398553 gene encoding uncharacterized protein LOC123398553 gives MLFGIRFQRAWIQVPPSLSVLSFPFLCSALTARCGRQGMVVRVDYSSVGDGRLFVDDGSCVTELMLRPADAKGQPWRPGSPNLSDFCLALFDFYTMSPDKKGRDRWCNNSYCFSVWEHHIREANAR, from the coding sequence ATGCTCTTCGGCATCCGCTTCCAGCGCGCTTGGATCCAGGTCCCGCCCTCTCTCTCGgtcctttcctttcctttcctttgctCTGCCCTGACGGCTCGCTGTGGCAGGCAGGGCATGGTGGTGCGCGTGGACTACAGCAGCGTCGGCGACGGGAGGCTGTTCGTGGATGACGGCTCCTGCGTCACCGAGCTCATGCTCCGGCCCGCGGATGCCAAGGGCCAGCCCTGGCGCCCAGGTTCTCCCAATCTCTCTGACTTTTGTCTTGCACTCTTTGATTTTTACACCATGAGTCCAGACAAAAAGGGAAGGGATCGGTGGTGCAACAACTCCTACTGCTTCTCGGTATGGGAGCATCACATCAGGGAAGCAAACGCACGCTAA